From the genome of Agrobacterium tumefaciens:
GCCGGTGTCTTTCGCGGTGGATGGGTTGATCGCCTGTCGTCGGGCGTATCGATGCTTGGCGTCAGCGTGCCGCATTACTGGCTTGGCATGGTGCTGGTTATCACCTTTTCCGTTACGCTTGGCTGGTTGCCGGCAATGGGGGGCGGTCCGGGTGGGTCATCCGGTCGAAGCTTCAGTTGGGAATATCTCCAGTATCTCGTCCTGCCGGCAGTCACCATGTCGGTCATTCCGATGGGGATCATCGCCCGGACGATCCGTTCTCTGGTGGCAGATATTCTTGCCCAGGATTTCACCCAGGCGCTTGCGGCCAAGGGACTGATGCGAGGTCATATTCTGCGCCATGTGGTGCGCAACGCCGCGCCAACAGCGCTGTCCGTGATGGGGCTGCAACTGGGGTATCTTCTTGGTGGGTCAATCCTGATCGAGACGGTATTTTCCTGGCCCGGCACCGGTTTTCTTCTGAATGGTGCAATCTTCACCCGTGATTTGCCGATCCTGCAAGGCACCATCCTGGTGCTTGCGATGTTTTTCGTTGTCCTCAACCTTCTGGTCGACGTGTTGCAGAGCGCCATCGATCCCCGTATCCAGAGGAGCTGACCATGGTCGCCATCACCACAGCATCCGAAATTCCCGTCGAGAAAATTGCCAAGTCCCCCGGTTTCTGGAGCGGCGTTTTAAGACGTCTCTGTCGCGATCCGGTCGCGATGGCGGCGCTGGCACTTCTCGTTCTCCTGGTGCTGATCGCTATCTTCGCACCGTATCTTGCGCCGTACGACCCGGCGAAGGGCAGTGTGATCCGTCGTCTGAAACCGATTGGAACCGCGGGATACATTCTTGGAACCGACGAACTCGGGCGCGATATGCTGTCGCGTTTGATCCATGGTGCACGGCTGTCCCTGATCATGGGGGTGGTGCCGGTGCCGATCGCATTTGTGATCGGCTCGGCAATCGGCATCATTGCTGGCTACGCCGGTGGCCTGACCAACACACTCATCATGCGCACGGTCGATGTGTTCTATGCCTTTCCATCAGTGCTTCTTGCCGTTGCCCTGTCGGGAGCACTCGGGTCCGGCCTCACAAACGCGCTGGTCTCTTTGACCGTTGTGTTCATTCCGCAGATCGCGCGCGTCGCAGAAAGCGTGACAACGCAGGTACGCAAGCTGGATTACGTCGATGCGGCGCGTGCGTCGGGTGCTCCAGCCTTCACCATCATTCGCGTGCACATCCTTGGAAACGTCCTAGGCCCGATTTTTGTCTTCGCCACGAGCCTGATTTCGGTGTCGATGATCCTCGCGTCCGGCCTGTCATTTCTGGGGCTGGGTGTGCGCCCGCCTGATGCAGAATGGGGGCTTATGCTCAATACGTTGCGCACGGCGATTTATACCAATCCCTTCGTCGCGGCTCTTCCCGGCGTGATGATTTTCATCACTTCGATCTGCTTCAACCTTTTCTCAGACGGGCTGCGCACAGCCATGGACGTGAAGTCATGATCAGCATCGTAGGAAAACCGGCTTTCGAACTGCCTGTGGGTGAACGGGGCGGCCCTGCCCAGCCGTTGATCTCCGCTCGCGGGCTCCTCAAACACTTCCCGGTGAAGGGCAGTGGCTTTCTCAAACCAAAAAAAGTGGTGCGCGCGGTAGATGGGGTCGATTTCGATATCCTGAAAGGAGAGACACTCGGCGTCGTCGGTGAGAGCGGTTGCGGAAAGTCGACGACGGCACGCCTTCTCATGCAACTGATCGAGCCTGACGCAGGCGAAATTCTCTTCGACGGTGAAACGGTCGGGGGTGCCTTGCCGCTTTCTGCCTATCGCCGTCAGGTGCAGATGGTTTTTCAGGATAGTTACGCCTCCCTCAATCCAAGGCTGACGATCGAGGAATCCATTGCCTTTGCTCCACAGGTGCACGGAACGCCGGCTGCAAAGGCAATCGTGACGGCTCATGACCT
Proteins encoded in this window:
- a CDS encoding ABC transporter permease, which codes for MLLYALKRLLHVIPVTIGVSIVCFMLIHIAPGDPLAAILPSDASAEMQAQMRAFYGLDRPLPVQYALWVWHAVQGDLGTSIATGRPVLADIIDASINSIILALSAAVIGFVGGATLGFLAGVFRGGWVDRLSSGVSMLGVSVPHYWLGMVLVITFSVTLGWLPAMGGGPGGSSGRSFSWEYLQYLVLPAVTMSVIPMGIIARTIRSLVADILAQDFTQALAAKGLMRGHILRHVVRNAAPTALSVMGLQLGYLLGGSILIETVFSWPGTGFLLNGAIFTRDLPILQGTILVLAMFFVVLNLLVDVLQSAIDPRIQRS
- a CDS encoding ABC transporter permease, whose product is MVAITTASEIPVEKIAKSPGFWSGVLRRLCRDPVAMAALALLVLLVLIAIFAPYLAPYDPAKGSVIRRLKPIGTAGYILGTDELGRDMLSRLIHGARLSLIMGVVPVPIAFVIGSAIGIIAGYAGGLTNTLIMRTVDVFYAFPSVLLAVALSGALGSGLTNALVSLTVVFIPQIARVAESVTTQVRKLDYVDAARASGAPAFTIIRVHILGNVLGPIFVFATSLISVSMILASGLSFLGLGVRPPDAEWGLMLNTLRTAIYTNPFVAALPGVMIFITSICFNLFSDGLRTAMDVKS